From Schizosaccharomyces pombe strain 972h- genome assembly, chromosome: II, the proteins below share one genomic window:
- the spe2 gene encoding S-adenosylmethionine decarboxylase proenzyme Spe2: protein MSPTLVVDQENSEEFNTSSFEGPEKLLELWFSAPIKTNLSAGEKANLGLKAVSRNDWDDMLAQAQCKVLSVVNSEEIDAYLLSESSMFVFAHKIILKTCGTTTLLASLPRLLEIASSVGFDRPLRIFYSRKNFLYPERQLAPHTSWEEEVRYLQLFFPSGCSYVVGPTNKNHWHLFSDLADDYSLLEDSLDPEDETLEVLMTDMSPERSLQFYAPSLDVVRSARGDDYVREKNNLSGGHILGSYVADESGVRDLCSTSDKKAVLDAFQFEPIGFSSNMIYKDRYATIHVTPQEHCSYASFETNVSQFQFGRSISETIEKTVKTFGANKFCLTLFQAKGASQEKHFSAKLKSFSSYKREEFIVYDFPGYDLIFASFTAV from the coding sequence ATGTCTCCTACCCTTGTTGTTGATCAAGAGAATTCGGAAGAATTTAACACCTCCTCATTTGAAGGTCCTGAAAAATTGCTGGAACTATGGTTTTCGGCTCCTATAAAAACCAATTTAAGTGCGGGTGAAAAGGCTAACTTGGGACTAAAAGCTGTTTCTCGCAATGATTGGGATGATATGCTAGCCCAAGCCCAATGTAAAGTCCTCAGCGTTGTTAATAGTGAAGAAATAGATGCATATTTACTTTCTGAATCCTCTATGTTTGTGTTTGCCCATAAAATTATCCTTAAAACATGCGGAACCACTACACTACTGGCTAGTTTGCCTCGCCTATTAGAAATTGCTTCTAGTGTTGGCTTTGATCGTCCTCTTCGTATTTTTTACTCaagaaaaaactttttatatCCCGAACGCCAGCTTGCACCACATACGAGTTGGGAGGAAGAAGTTCGTTACTTACAACTGTTTTTTCCAAGTGGATGCTCTTATGTAGTGGGTCCGACAAACAAGAATCACTGGCATCTGTTTTCTGATCTGGCTGATGATTATTCTTTACTGGAAGATTCCCTTGATCCTGAAGATGAGACCCTAGAGGTACTCATGACTGATATGTCTCCCGAACGCTCGCTTCAGTTTTACGCTCCATCCTTGGATGTTGTTCGGAGCGCTAGAGGTGATGACTATGTTcgagaaaaaaacaatctCTCGGGGGGTCACATCCTTGGCAGTTATGTAGCTGATGAATCGGGTGTTAGAGACTTATGTAGTACCTCTGATAAAAAAGCAGTGCTTGATGCTTTTCAATTTGAGCCAATTGGGTTCTCGTCGAATATGATTTACAAGGACCGCTATGCCACAATCCATGTTACGCCTCAAGAACATTGTTCTTATGCTTCATTTGAAACAAATGTTTCGCAATTCCAATTCGGAAGATCCATATCTGAAACAATCGAAAAAACTGTTAAAACTTTTGGTGCAAACAAATTTTGTCTTACCCTTTTCCAGGCTAAAGGTGCGTCTCAAGAGAAGCATTTCTCGGCCAAACTTAAATCTTTTAGCTCTTATAAGCGTGAAGAATTTATAGTGTATGACTTTCCTGGATATGATCTTATATTTGCCAGCTTTACTGCAGTATAA